From Aegilops tauschii subsp. strangulata cultivar AL8/78 chromosome 5, Aet v6.0, whole genome shotgun sequence:
ATCTTCAAACATGTATATCTGAACTGTACTAGTACAATACTTACACATCATTGATACATGGTAAAATCCCCATACTCTGCATAGTACCAAACAGAGAACCAGAGGTATCTAGCAATCGGTCTCGGCTTCTGCAGTTTTTTCTTTTGTCCAAGAAGACCAGGTAACGGCCACTTGTACATAGACCCAATCATACAAGCTGTCACAGACCGAGTACCAATTAACTCTCCATTTCCTCTTGAACAAGAAGATGCAGAAGACTACCCAGATGCCCATTACGTATCCAGAACCCATAGCAAAGAAAAATGAAACCTCATTGGTTACGTCGTCATGGTGTTCTCGAGTAGCTGTACTTCGCTTGGGTTGTGAACAATTCTTTGAGAGAGGAGGTCCACAAAGGCCTGAGTTACCAATGTAAATATATTCTGGATCCTTGAGTGTTTGAAGTTGATCTCCAGATGGTACCTCTCCCGTCAGGTTGTTATAGGACAGGTTCAACCAACTTAATGACATAAGAGCTGATAAGCTTGGAGGGATTTCACCAGACAACTCATTGTTGGATAGGTCGAGTGACTCAACTTGCACCAAGGCACCAATGTTCTCTGGAATTTTTCCACTGAATGTGTTCCATGATAAATTCAGGTTCTTCAATTCGACAAGAGTGCCTATTTCTTCTGGAATGTCACCACTAATGTTATTACAGGATAAATCAAGATTCACCATATACATGATCTCTCCTGTATATAATCTCTCTTGACCCTTTGTGACTACCATGACATTCTCGGTATAGGTGAAATCATTCAGGCCCATTGACCATCCATAACCGAGAGCACTATAAACTGCATAATCATAATCATCTCTTGTTGCTATCATCCCTTTGCAGTTAACAATAGATTTTGCTATGCTCCCTGTTAAGTTATTGTAGGCAAGATCCAAATGCTGAAGATTAACTAGCTTTGTAAGCTCCTCTGGAATgtgaccataaaacatatttgATCGCAGCCGTAAGAAAGCCAAATATGGCAATTTCTCCTGAATCCATGTTGGCAAAGTCCCAAAGAAATGGTTGTGTGAAAGATCAAGAAAAATGAGTTTTTGGCAGTATTGGAGAAATGAGGGGAATCCACCCGAGAGGTTGTTGTTTCTGAGGCTTAGATTAAGAATATTAAGACTATTCATGTTTTTTTTGGATGTAGAGCAATCAGGCATTGTTCCGGTTAGCTTATTTTTGGACATGTCCAACAGAAGTAGTGATCTCAGTTTGCACAACGAAGAGGGAATGGAGCCAGAGATGGAGTTGTCAAATAGAATGAGTGTTACAAGCCTCGGTGCTCCAAAGTCTAATGGTAATGGCCCAACTAAATTATTTCCACTAAGATACAAATCCGTCAGATTAATGGGAAGCTTAGGTATTGGACCATTGAACTGGTTAGAACTGAGATCAATTGCAGTTGCTCTCATAAATTCCATTGTAGATGGTAAATAGCCGCTAATATTGTTATGTCGCATATTTAGAGTTTTCACTGTGGAAGCCAACGTCCAAAACCAATCCGGCACCGTGTCAGATATGCTCGTGTTTGAGATATCAAGATTGTCTAGACGTGTTAGCCATCTTAGCCACAATGGAAATTTAGGCCCGAGAAGGCATGACCGAAGTGCAATATTTGTTAGACTGGAAGGAGGAACCCATGTGGAATTCATTGTGAGGGTTAAGTAATTATTAGACAACCACAAATACTCTAAGCTTTCTAGGCCTGATAGATGACCTTCATGTATGAAGCCCTCCAGTTTATTGTCGCTCAGGTCCAATTTAATTATCTTTGTGAACTTTCCTATCAATAGTGGCACATGACCAGTGAGCTTGTTCATACCAAGATAAAGGTTCCTCAGATTGCTCAAGGGTTCTAATTTGGTTGGTCGGATTCTTGTGAAATTGTTGGAAGGTTGATGCATGTATTTCAACTTATTCCTTGAGCAACTAGGCAAGCGTAGGAAGAACTCTGTTATGCTTCCACTCATGCTGTTGTTACCTACATCAAATTCTTCCAAGCTACATAGGTTCTTCAGGTTTGATGGTATCATGCCCACAAGGTAATTTGATCCCAAATCAAGCTCTACTATGGAGGTCAGATTACCTATCTTGTCCGGAAGTTGGCCATAGAAACCATTGCCTCCAATATCTAGATACTTGAGGCTAGTTAAACCCCAAAACCAGTTGGGTGTGATGTGTCTAGGCAAGCTATTGTAGTAAAGGGCAAGTGTTTCAAGAGATGTCAGGTTTGAAAGTGGAAGTGAAGCAGGGCTAGTTCTAAGATCACAACTTCTAAGAGAAAGAACGTTCAGAGATGGAAGCATGGCCACAACCGGAAGCCAGTGAACAATTGTACTGAGGTTTGTGCCGCTCAGGTCCAGGTACTCAAGGGAAGTTAACTTTGACAACCAGGTGATATCCTTGGAGTACGTGCCAGCAGCATAGGCGAGATTTAAGTATCGTAAGTTGGAGAGATTACCCAGCTGCGGCGGTGTCCTTCCAATGAAGCTTGAGTACGACAGGTCGATGTACATCAACTTGTGGAGAGAATCCAGGAACTCAGGTACTTGCACCCCATAGAACCCATTGCAACTGAGGTCGAGATACTGTAGATGTCGCAGGCCAAGCACCGAGGAGCTAATGTTTCCTCCTAGCACCTTCCATCTCACATCTCTGGGGAAGTCGTCACAACCAAAGCCCCAGAGATCGAGCTCGACGACATGGCTGTTTCTGCTGCTGCAAATAACGCCCTCCCATTTGCAGCAGTCATCGCCCTTCCATGATGAAAGGAGGTTTCCAGGGTCCAAGAGGCCTGCTTTGAAGCCAATGAGCGCAGACCTCTCATCGGCGATACAGCCGGTGGCCGTGTCGTTTGGATGCGAAGATGATGAGGATGACTCTACAAAGCCCTTTCCTTGGATGAGCAAGAGAAGGGCACCTAGTAGCACTATGTGGATTTTGGAGAGTAGGAACTTGTCCATCGGTGCTTTTTCCATGGATCTACGCTCTTCTTGCTGTAGCATACACACACGCCATTTGTTTGTTATATACAGTGGATATTATTCTACAATATACGTTTCATTTTCTCCTGAAAACGAAGGAAAATCTCGAAGTGTCATATTATAGAGATTTCTGTGATGCTGACCTGCCATAAATTTGAGGACAACTTAGAGGAGAAATTTCTACAGGTGAAAAGGATACTGTCGGTCATTCTAGACCGAATTCCGTCCAGGTTCAGCAAGTGTACGTCCTCTCCTTTTCTTTTAAGATACTGCAGTTTCCAAGCATTTCCAAATCACCGAGACTGCTGACTGACTGAGGAGCACAGCAATGACGAGCTGGGCAGGGCCTCCGGCCGTATCCTATGAGAAGTGAGTGAAAGCACCAGGGCCACGTACATACCTCAAGGTGAGTGATGCAGATCAATTATTGATTTTCAGTAGTGAGTAGTCCTTGAAaactgaataaaactgttgcttattgatgatttggtgtggcatacaagagtatataagagggtacaaaccgacttggggtaggggtacaaaactgacttggactagaagtcatataccataatgactactctaacatccccccgcagtatcaacggcaggctcgacgacgttgagactgaaacagatatcttaaaacggcttagtaggcagtgccttggtgaaaatgtcagcaaactgagccgtagagggaacatgaagcaccagaacctgaccaagagcaaccttttcacgaacaaaatgaatatcaatctcaatatgctttgtgcgtcggtgttgaactggattgctggtcatgtagactgctgatatgttgtcacagtagacaatagtggcctgctcaataggcctgtgtagctcggagagtaactgccgaatccagattgtatctgcaacggcatgtgccacagcgcgatactcaacctcggccgacgaacgtgagactgtaacctgtcttttcgaagaccaagaaatcaaattgttaccaagaaaaacacaaaaaccggaagtggaccttcgagtgtcaggacaaccagcccagtctgcatcagagtatgcggtaagcgagtttggagaagaattattgaggtggagaccatgattgagagctccttttaaataccgaagaatgcgtttaacatgattatagtgaggaacccggggatcatgcatatagagacatgcttgttgaacagcaaaagagatttcaggacgagtaatggtgagatattggagagcacctgttaggctacgatagagagtaggatcggaaaagggttcaccggtagccgaaagtttaaaactagtatcgataggagtgcgagatgattgacagtcaagcataccagcacgattaagaagatcaagaatatactggcgttgggaaagaaaaaggctggaggaatctcgaataacaacaatgcctaagaaatgatgaaggagtcctaggtcagtcatagaaaattcagatctaagaagagagacaatatgatctaagaacttttgagaggaggcggtaaggatgatatcatctacatagagaagtaaataggcagtgtcagaagtttgatgatacacaaaaagagaggtgtcggagagagatggagtgaagcctattgtttgaatgaaggaggagaagcgttgaaaccaagctcgtggggcctgtttaagaccgtagagagatttctgaagaagacatacatgagttggaaatgatggattttcaaaacccagaggttgctggcagtagacagtttcttgaagggaaccatggaggaaagcatttttaacatcaagttggtgaatgggccatgaagaggagacaacaacactaagaacggtgcgaatggtgctaggtttaacaacaggagagaaggtttcttcgtaatcaattccttgttgctgagaaaagccacgacaaacccacctggctttatatcgtgagaggctcccatcggagtggaacttttggcgaaaaatccatttgccagaaacaatatttgtattgggaggacgaggaacaagttgccaggtgttgttttgaagtaaagcattatattcttcttgcatggcagcggcccaattgggatcaagtagagcagttttgtaattctttggaagagaagtgagagatacggaggtatgaaggtttaggcggtcttggggttgatgaaatcctgatttggccctagtacgcatgcgatgatcattaatcggggctgctgtaggaataacacgagggggtaaggtgggtactggtgagtccggcgcagcggaagagtcggacAAAGGAGTAGGGCTGGAtggtggagtgggagcagggctgggtggtggagtgggagtaggggccgggggtgttggggagggagcaggggtcgggggtgttggggacgtctcgggtggggtgagtgtatggttgggattggctatggtgggtgttaatggtggtggtgataagttgtgttcggcaggtaggggagtatatagttggaaaggacggggagagggggtgtttgcggagctaggggtgttggatggtgtagtagtgcgttgtgagaaaggaaaaatgtgctcagcaacgtgacatgacgagagacatgaacgtgtccggtgtgaaggtcgagacagcgatagcctttgtgctcgtcagagaagccgagaaaagcacatgggatagagcgtggtgacaatttatttgcagaagtggcgtaggcattgggaaaacagagacaaccaaaaacacgaaccgcggagtagtcgggg
This genomic window contains:
- the LOC109777778 gene encoding receptor-like protein EIX2; this encodes MLQQEERRSMEKAPMDKFLLSKIHIVLLGALLLLIQGKGFVESSSSSSHPNDTATGCIADERSALIGFKAGLLDPGNLLSSWKGDDCCKWEGVICSSRNSHVVELDLWGFGCDDFPRDVRWKVLGGNISSSVLGLRHLQYLDLSCNGFYGVQVPEFLDSLHKLMYIDLSYSSFIGRTPPQLGNLSNLRYLNLAYAAGTYSKDITWLSKLTSLEYLDLSGTNLSTIVHWLPVVAMLPSLNVLSLRSCDLRTSPASLPLSNLTSLETLALYYNSLPRHITPNWFWGLTSLKYLDIGGNGFYGQLPDKIGNLTSIVELDLGSNYLVGMIPSNLKNLCSLEEFDVGNNSMSGSITEFFLRLPSCSRNKLKYMHQPSNNFTRIRPTKLEPLSNLRNLYLGMNKLTGHVPLLIGKFTKIIKLDLSDNKLEGFIHEGHLSGLESLEYLWLSNNYLTLTMNSTWVPPSSLTNIALRSCLLGPKFPLWLRWLTRLDNLDISNTSISDTVPDWFWTLASTVKTLNMRHNNISGYLPSTMEFMRATAIDLSSNQFNGPIPKLPINLTDLYLSGNNLVGPLPLDFGAPRLVTLILFDNSISGSIPSSLCKLRSLLLLDMSKNKLTGTMPDCSTSKKNMNSLNILNLSLRNNNLSGGFPSFLQYCQKLIFLDLSHNHFFGTLPTWIQEKLPYLAFLRLRSNMFYGHIPEELTKLVNLQHLDLAYNNLTGSIAKSIVNCKGMIATRDDYDYAVYSALGYGWSMGLNDFTYTENVMVVTKGQERLYTGEIMYMVNLDLSCNNISGDIPEEIGTLVELKNLNLSWNTFSGKIPENIGALVQVESLDLSNNELSGEIPPSLSALMSLSWLNLSYNNLTGEVPSGDQLQTLKDPEYIYIGNSGLCGPPLSKNCSQPKRSTATREHHDDVTNEVSFFFAMGSGYVMGIWVVFCIFLFKRKWRVNWYSVCDSLYDWVYVQVAVTWSSWTKEKTAEAETDC